Proteins from one Corticium candelabrum chromosome 4, ooCorCand1.1, whole genome shotgun sequence genomic window:
- the LOC134178261 gene encoding tetratricopeptide repeat protein 27-like isoform X2 → MSADSFIAIELALLQQDASLVSECISHDGFGIRTAAEMASCVVSGQYRTVIDNPTVSACYPVPQEALDGVSPPHDTQLLFLLNAVAHLQLFLQENWTGPPVRGKDAGDGDGVDCMKEVNEKALDALICDGEAVYHLTANPYLLQSAKAILVDNSHLIRQCLSWSWWTLRCLVTYQHVLDNMSASIYDTLVEVVKAASEEDSQLMQLISQSKALQCQWHLEVGHACLLYGQVTQAQEHLLSAKTLCGLKINLTGALGKRTRYQEKSTAQLVLEVSREDGREPLGWSCCYHKSDFSDMESSHYPRNVDLQDDVLLDEMKFVDPDVGRPLMSLTALDQAVILAECRLLWKSNPSHKLTTEELNAYLSQVLQTKLCWSIYCAALFWRSHLEETVTRKVERAMAQTQALVDKALDFQPEVLIRLHLLHASGLPSRWMIEHQLAKILQSLGCTESALEIYHRLELWENVIICYQQQNRRGQAETVIRERLKERETPELLCYLGDATLDPVHYERAWEVSNHRSARAQRSLGLHYLRRKLYKECISSFQKTLALNTLQGGVWFSLGCAALQTCDLELAIRAFRKCVLIDSENFEAWNNLAASFIKKRDKHKAFGALKEALRCDYENWKVWENYLLVCSDINETNEVIKAYHRLLDLRDKYVDEDVLTALVHAVALETQAATQSGRGLYGKAAELFGRLTSKTTGNSIVWKLYSRLHRSHYELQDESTETFDKVLLCLQKAVNCRLQTTVADRDVTALNETIELCVELAQTCRRFAELKKDAERDVAIKTLSSVKLNVRSILARVKKLENENAVTEDALEGVAKLQSELSLVVHTIECLKNGRE, encoded by the exons ACAATTGCTATTTTTGCTAAATGCGGTGGCACATCTGCAACTGTTTCTTCAGGAGAATTGGACTGGTCCTCCTGTTAGAGGGAAAGACGCTGGAGATGGAGACGGTGTTGACTGTATGAAG GAAGTCAACGAGAAGGCACTTGATGCATTGATCTGTGATGGAGAA GCAGTATATCATCTGACTGCAAATCCTTATCTGCTGCAATCTGCAAAAGCAATTCTTGTGGATAATTCTCATCTTATCAGACAATGTTTA AGTTGGAGTTGGTGGACGCTGAGGTGTCTGGTTACTTATCAGCATGTACTTGACAACATGTCAGCATCGATTTATGATACTCTTGTTGAAGTTGTCAAAGCTGCCAGCGAAGAAGACTCACAACTTATGCAATTGATCAGTCAATCCAA GGCTTTGCAGTGTCAGTGGCATTTAGAAGTTGGTCATGCATGCCTTTTGTATGGTCAGGTTACACAAGCTCAG GAACACTTGCTGAGTGCAAAAACTTTATGTGGTTTGAAGATTAATTTGACAG GTGCTCTTGGAAAGCGTACGCGATACCAGGAAAAAAGCACTGCCCAATTAGTGTTGGAAGTGAGCAGAGAAGATGGAAGAGAACCATTGG GTTGGAGTTGTTGCTATCACAAGAGTGACTTTTCAGATATGGAATCATCTCACTATCCAAGG AACGTAGATTTGCAAGATGACGTTTTGCTGGATGAGATGAAGTTTGTTGATCCTGATGTTGGTCGACCATTGATGTCTCTGACTGCTTTAGATCAAGCTGTAATATTAGCTGAGTG TCGTTTGCTGTGGAAAAGCAATCCCTCTCACAAACTGACTACTGAAGAACTTAAtgcatatttgtct CAAGTTTTGCAGACAAAACTCTGCTGGAGTATTTATTGTGCCGCTCTGTTTTGGCGGTCTCATTTGGAGGAGACTGTAACAAGGAAAGTTGAAAGGGCAATGGCACAAACTCAG GCTCTGGTTGATAAAGCTCTTGATTTTCAACCTGAA GTATTGATACGTCTGCATCTTTTGCATGCATCAGGTCTTCCTTCCAGATGGATGATTGAACATCAGCTTGCTAAGATTTTGCAGAGTCTTGGTTGTACTGAAAGTGCATTAGAGATATATCACAGACTTGAACTGTGGGAAAacgtaattatttgttatCAACAGCAGAACAGGAGGGGTCAA GCCGAGACGGTAATCAGGGAAAGATTGAAAGAACGTGAAACACCTGAACTTCTATGCTATCTTGGAGATGCTACATTG gaTCCAGTACATTATGAGCGAGCTTGGGAAGTATCAAATCACCGTAGTGCTCGAGCCCAGAGATCATTAGGATTGCATTATTTAAGAAGAAAATTA TACAAAGAGTGCATTTCCAGCTTTCAGAAAACCTTAGCATTGAATACATTGCAg GGAGGTGTTTGGTTTTCTCTTGGATGTGCTGCTTTGCAAACTTGTGATTTGGAGCTTGCTATAAGGGCTTTTAGGAAATGCGTTTTGATTGATTCTGAG AACTTCGAAGCTTGGAACAATCTCGCTGCCTCATTTATCAAAAAGAGAGACAA ACACAAGGCATTTGGTGCGCTGAAGGAAGCGTTGCGATGTGATTACGAGAACTGGAAAGTGTGGGAAAACTACCTTCTT GTATGTTCGGACATTAACGAAACCAACGAGGTTATCAAAGCGTATCATCGATTGCTTGATTTGCGAGATAAGTATGTGGACGAGGACGTGTTGACCGCACTAGTCCATGCTGTTGCGTTAGAAACACAAGCCGCGACACAGTCAG GAAGAGGTCTGTACGGTAAAGCTGCCGAGTTGTTTGGACGCCTGACTTCTAAA ACGACCGGCAACTCTATTGTATGGAAGTTGTACTCGCGGCTTCACAGAAGTCATTACGAGCTGCAGGACGAAAGCACGGAGACGTTTGATAAA GTTTTACTGTGTCTACAGAAAGCGGTCAATTGCAGGTTACAGACAACTGTCGCTGATAGAGACGTGACCGCGTTGAATGAGACGATTGAGTTGTGTGTGGAACTAGCACAGA CGTGTCGCCGATTTGCAGAACTAAAGAAGGATGCCGAACGAGACGTCGCTATCAAAACGCTGTCGTCCGTAAAATTGAATGTTCGAAGTATTCTCGCCAGAGTGAAG AAATTGGAGAATGAAAATGCTGTGACCGAAGATGCGTTGGAAGGTGTTGCTAAACTGCAGTCCGAACTATCCTTGGTAGTACATACTATCGAATGTCTTAAAAACGGTCGTGAATAA
- the LOC134178261 gene encoding tetratricopeptide repeat protein 27-like isoform X1, giving the protein MSADSFIAIELALLQQDASLVSECISHDGFGIRTAAEMASCVVSGQYRTVIDNPTVSACYPVPQEALDGVSPPHDTQLLFLLNAVAHLQLFLQENWTGPPVRGKDAGDGDGVDCMKEVNEKALDALICDGEAVYHLTANPYLLQSAKAILVDNSHLIRQCLSWSWWTLRCLVTYQHVLDNMSASIYDTLVEVVKAASEEDSQLMQLISQSKALQCQWHLEVGHACLLYGQVTQAQEHLLSAKTLCGLKINLTGALGKRTRYQEKSTAQLVLEVSREDGREPLGWSCCYHKSDFSDMESSHYPRNVDLQDDVLLDEMKFVDPDVGRPLMSLTALDQAVILAECRLLWKSNPSHKLTTEELNAYLSQVLQTKLCWSIYCAALFWRSHLEETVTRKVERAMAQTQALVDKALDFQPEVLIRLHLLHASGLPSRWMIEHQLAKILQSLGCTESALEIYHRLELWENVIICYQQQNRRGQAETVIRERLKERETPELLCYLGDATLDPVHYERAWEVSNHRSARAQRSLGLHYLRRKLYKECISSFQKTLALNTLQGGVWFSLGCAALQTCDLELAIRAFRKCVLIDSENFEAWNNLAASFIKKRDKHKAFGALKEALRCDYENWKVWENYLLVCSDINETNEVIKAYHRLLDLRDKYVDEDVLTALVHAVALETQAATQSGGRGLYGKAAELFGRLTSKTTGNSIVWKLYSRLHRSHYELQDESTETFDKVLLCLQKAVNCRLQTTVADRDVTALNETIELCVELAQTCRRFAELKKDAERDVAIKTLSSVKLNVRSILARVKKLENENAVTEDALEGVAKLQSELSLVVHTIECLKNGRE; this is encoded by the exons ACAATTGCTATTTTTGCTAAATGCGGTGGCACATCTGCAACTGTTTCTTCAGGAGAATTGGACTGGTCCTCCTGTTAGAGGGAAAGACGCTGGAGATGGAGACGGTGTTGACTGTATGAAG GAAGTCAACGAGAAGGCACTTGATGCATTGATCTGTGATGGAGAA GCAGTATATCATCTGACTGCAAATCCTTATCTGCTGCAATCTGCAAAAGCAATTCTTGTGGATAATTCTCATCTTATCAGACAATGTTTA AGTTGGAGTTGGTGGACGCTGAGGTGTCTGGTTACTTATCAGCATGTACTTGACAACATGTCAGCATCGATTTATGATACTCTTGTTGAAGTTGTCAAAGCTGCCAGCGAAGAAGACTCACAACTTATGCAATTGATCAGTCAATCCAA GGCTTTGCAGTGTCAGTGGCATTTAGAAGTTGGTCATGCATGCCTTTTGTATGGTCAGGTTACACAAGCTCAG GAACACTTGCTGAGTGCAAAAACTTTATGTGGTTTGAAGATTAATTTGACAG GTGCTCTTGGAAAGCGTACGCGATACCAGGAAAAAAGCACTGCCCAATTAGTGTTGGAAGTGAGCAGAGAAGATGGAAGAGAACCATTGG GTTGGAGTTGTTGCTATCACAAGAGTGACTTTTCAGATATGGAATCATCTCACTATCCAAGG AACGTAGATTTGCAAGATGACGTTTTGCTGGATGAGATGAAGTTTGTTGATCCTGATGTTGGTCGACCATTGATGTCTCTGACTGCTTTAGATCAAGCTGTAATATTAGCTGAGTG TCGTTTGCTGTGGAAAAGCAATCCCTCTCACAAACTGACTACTGAAGAACTTAAtgcatatttgtct CAAGTTTTGCAGACAAAACTCTGCTGGAGTATTTATTGTGCCGCTCTGTTTTGGCGGTCTCATTTGGAGGAGACTGTAACAAGGAAAGTTGAAAGGGCAATGGCACAAACTCAG GCTCTGGTTGATAAAGCTCTTGATTTTCAACCTGAA GTATTGATACGTCTGCATCTTTTGCATGCATCAGGTCTTCCTTCCAGATGGATGATTGAACATCAGCTTGCTAAGATTTTGCAGAGTCTTGGTTGTACTGAAAGTGCATTAGAGATATATCACAGACTTGAACTGTGGGAAAacgtaattatttgttatCAACAGCAGAACAGGAGGGGTCAA GCCGAGACGGTAATCAGGGAAAGATTGAAAGAACGTGAAACACCTGAACTTCTATGCTATCTTGGAGATGCTACATTG gaTCCAGTACATTATGAGCGAGCTTGGGAAGTATCAAATCACCGTAGTGCTCGAGCCCAGAGATCATTAGGATTGCATTATTTAAGAAGAAAATTA TACAAAGAGTGCATTTCCAGCTTTCAGAAAACCTTAGCATTGAATACATTGCAg GGAGGTGTTTGGTTTTCTCTTGGATGTGCTGCTTTGCAAACTTGTGATTTGGAGCTTGCTATAAGGGCTTTTAGGAAATGCGTTTTGATTGATTCTGAG AACTTCGAAGCTTGGAACAATCTCGCTGCCTCATTTATCAAAAAGAGAGACAA ACACAAGGCATTTGGTGCGCTGAAGGAAGCGTTGCGATGTGATTACGAGAACTGGAAAGTGTGGGAAAACTACCTTCTT GTATGTTCGGACATTAACGAAACCAACGAGGTTATCAAAGCGTATCATCGATTGCTTGATTTGCGAGATAAGTATGTGGACGAGGACGTGTTGACCGCACTAGTCCATGCTGTTGCGTTAGAAACACAAGCCGCGACACAGTCAG GAGGAAGAGGTCTGTACGGTAAAGCTGCCGAGTTGTTTGGACGCCTGACTTCTAAA ACGACCGGCAACTCTATTGTATGGAAGTTGTACTCGCGGCTTCACAGAAGTCATTACGAGCTGCAGGACGAAAGCACGGAGACGTTTGATAAA GTTTTACTGTGTCTACAGAAAGCGGTCAATTGCAGGTTACAGACAACTGTCGCTGATAGAGACGTGACCGCGTTGAATGAGACGATTGAGTTGTGTGTGGAACTAGCACAGA CGTGTCGCCGATTTGCAGAACTAAAGAAGGATGCCGAACGAGACGTCGCTATCAAAACGCTGTCGTCCGTAAAATTGAATGTTCGAAGTATTCTCGCCAGAGTGAAG AAATTGGAGAATGAAAATGCTGTGACCGAAGATGCGTTGGAAGGTGTTGCTAAACTGCAGTCCGAACTATCCTTGGTAGTACATACTATCGAATGTCTTAAAAACGGTCGTGAATAA
- the LOC134178261 gene encoding tetratricopeptide repeat protein 27-like isoform X3, protein MSASIYDTLVEVVKAASEEDSQLMQLISQSKALQCQWHLEVGHACLLYGQVTQAQEHLLSAKTLCGLKINLTGALGKRTRYQEKSTAQLVLEVSREDGREPLGWSCCYHKSDFSDMESSHYPRNVDLQDDVLLDEMKFVDPDVGRPLMSLTALDQAVILAECRLLWKSNPSHKLTTEELNAYLSQVLQTKLCWSIYCAALFWRSHLEETVTRKVERAMAQTQALVDKALDFQPEVLIRLHLLHASGLPSRWMIEHQLAKILQSLGCTESALEIYHRLELWENVIICYQQQNRRGQAETVIRERLKERETPELLCYLGDATLDPVHYERAWEVSNHRSARAQRSLGLHYLRRKLYKECISSFQKTLALNTLQGGVWFSLGCAALQTCDLELAIRAFRKCVLIDSENFEAWNNLAASFIKKRDKHKAFGALKEALRCDYENWKVWENYLLVCSDINETNEVIKAYHRLLDLRDKYVDEDVLTALVHAVALETQAATQSGGRGLYGKAAELFGRLTSKTTGNSIVWKLYSRLHRSHYELQDESTETFDKVLLCLQKAVNCRLQTTVADRDVTALNETIELCVELAQTCRRFAELKKDAERDVAIKTLSSVKLNVRSILARVKKLENENAVTEDALEGVAKLQSELSLVVHTIECLKNGRE, encoded by the exons ATGTCAGCATCGATTTATGATACTCTTGTTGAAGTTGTCAAAGCTGCCAGCGAAGAAGACTCACAACTTATGCAATTGATCAGTCAATCCAA GGCTTTGCAGTGTCAGTGGCATTTAGAAGTTGGTCATGCATGCCTTTTGTATGGTCAGGTTACACAAGCTCAG GAACACTTGCTGAGTGCAAAAACTTTATGTGGTTTGAAGATTAATTTGACAG GTGCTCTTGGAAAGCGTACGCGATACCAGGAAAAAAGCACTGCCCAATTAGTGTTGGAAGTGAGCAGAGAAGATGGAAGAGAACCATTGG GTTGGAGTTGTTGCTATCACAAGAGTGACTTTTCAGATATGGAATCATCTCACTATCCAAGG AACGTAGATTTGCAAGATGACGTTTTGCTGGATGAGATGAAGTTTGTTGATCCTGATGTTGGTCGACCATTGATGTCTCTGACTGCTTTAGATCAAGCTGTAATATTAGCTGAGTG TCGTTTGCTGTGGAAAAGCAATCCCTCTCACAAACTGACTACTGAAGAACTTAAtgcatatttgtct CAAGTTTTGCAGACAAAACTCTGCTGGAGTATTTATTGTGCCGCTCTGTTTTGGCGGTCTCATTTGGAGGAGACTGTAACAAGGAAAGTTGAAAGGGCAATGGCACAAACTCAG GCTCTGGTTGATAAAGCTCTTGATTTTCAACCTGAA GTATTGATACGTCTGCATCTTTTGCATGCATCAGGTCTTCCTTCCAGATGGATGATTGAACATCAGCTTGCTAAGATTTTGCAGAGTCTTGGTTGTACTGAAAGTGCATTAGAGATATATCACAGACTTGAACTGTGGGAAAacgtaattatttgttatCAACAGCAGAACAGGAGGGGTCAA GCCGAGACGGTAATCAGGGAAAGATTGAAAGAACGTGAAACACCTGAACTTCTATGCTATCTTGGAGATGCTACATTG gaTCCAGTACATTATGAGCGAGCTTGGGAAGTATCAAATCACCGTAGTGCTCGAGCCCAGAGATCATTAGGATTGCATTATTTAAGAAGAAAATTA TACAAAGAGTGCATTTCCAGCTTTCAGAAAACCTTAGCATTGAATACATTGCAg GGAGGTGTTTGGTTTTCTCTTGGATGTGCTGCTTTGCAAACTTGTGATTTGGAGCTTGCTATAAGGGCTTTTAGGAAATGCGTTTTGATTGATTCTGAG AACTTCGAAGCTTGGAACAATCTCGCTGCCTCATTTATCAAAAAGAGAGACAA ACACAAGGCATTTGGTGCGCTGAAGGAAGCGTTGCGATGTGATTACGAGAACTGGAAAGTGTGGGAAAACTACCTTCTT GTATGTTCGGACATTAACGAAACCAACGAGGTTATCAAAGCGTATCATCGATTGCTTGATTTGCGAGATAAGTATGTGGACGAGGACGTGTTGACCGCACTAGTCCATGCTGTTGCGTTAGAAACACAAGCCGCGACACAGTCAG GAGGAAGAGGTCTGTACGGTAAAGCTGCCGAGTTGTTTGGACGCCTGACTTCTAAA ACGACCGGCAACTCTATTGTATGGAAGTTGTACTCGCGGCTTCACAGAAGTCATTACGAGCTGCAGGACGAAAGCACGGAGACGTTTGATAAA GTTTTACTGTGTCTACAGAAAGCGGTCAATTGCAGGTTACAGACAACTGTCGCTGATAGAGACGTGACCGCGTTGAATGAGACGATTGAGTTGTGTGTGGAACTAGCACAGA CGTGTCGCCGATTTGCAGAACTAAAGAAGGATGCCGAACGAGACGTCGCTATCAAAACGCTGTCGTCCGTAAAATTGAATGTTCGAAGTATTCTCGCCAGAGTGAAG AAATTGGAGAATGAAAATGCTGTGACCGAAGATGCGTTGGAAGGTGTTGCTAAACTGCAGTCCGAACTATCCTTGGTAGTACATACTATCGAATGTCTTAAAAACGGTCGTGAATAA